The following are from one region of the Canis lupus baileyi chromosome 25, mCanLup2.hap1, whole genome shotgun sequence genome:
- the AQP5 gene encoding aquaporin-5, whose product MKKEVCSVAFLKAVFAEFLATLIFVFFGLGSALKWPSALPSILQISLAFGLAIGTLAQALGPVSGGHINPAITLALLVGNQISLLRAAFYVAAQLAGAIAGAGILYGLAPLNARGNLAVNSLNNNTTQGQAMVVELILTFQLALCIFSSTDSRRTSPVGSPALSIGLSVTLGHLVGIYFTGCSMNPARSFGPAVVMKRFSSAHWVFWVGPIVGAILAAILYFYLLFPNSLSLSERMAVIKGTYEPEEDWEEQREERKKTMELTAR is encoded by the exons ATGAAGAAGGAGGTGTGCTCCGTGGCCTTCCTCAAGGCCGTGTTCGCCGAGTTCCTGGCCACCCTCATCTTCGTCTTCTTCGGCCTCGGCTCGGCCCTCAAGTGGCCGTCGGCGCTGCCCAGCATCCTGCAGATCTCGCTGGCCTTCGGGCTGGCCATCGGCACCCTGGCGCAGGCCCTGGGGCCCGTGAGCGGCGGCCACATCAACCCGGCCATCACGCTGGCCCTGCTGGTGGGCAACCAGATCTCGCTGCTGCGGGCCGCCTTCTACGTGGCGGCGCAGCTGGCGGGGGCCATCGCCGGGGCGGGCATCCTCTACGGGCTGGCGCCGCTCAACGCCCGCGGCAACCTGGCCGTCAACTCG CTCAACAACAACACAACCCAGGGCCAGGCTATGGTAGTAGAGCTGATTCTGACCTTCCAGCTGGCACTCTGCATCTTCTCTTCCACCGACTCCCGCCGCACCAGTCCTGTGGGCTCTCCGGCCCTGTCCATCGGCCTTTCCGTCACACTGGGCCACCTCGTGGGG aTCTACTTCACCGGCTGCTCCATGAACCCGGCCCGCTCTTTCGGCCCCGCAGTGGTCATGAAGCGCTTCAGCTCTGCTCACTGG GTGTTCTGGGTGGGGCCCATCGTGGGGGCCATCCTAGCTGCCATCCTCTACTTCTACCTGCTATTCCCCAACTCCCTGAGCCTGAGCGAGCGCATGGCCGTCATCAAGGGCACGTATGAACCTGAGGAGGACTGGGAGGAGCAACGAGAGGAGCGAAAGAAGACCATGGAGCTGACCGCCCGCTGA
- the AQP2 gene encoding aquaporin-2, whose protein sequence is MWELRSVAFSRAVFAEFLATLLFVFFGLGSALNWPQALPSVLQIAMAFGLGIGTLVQALGHVSGAHINPAVTVACLVGCHVSFLRAAFYVAAQLLGAVAGAALLHEITPPHVRGDLAVNALSNNTTAGQAVTVELFLTLQLVLCIFASTDERRGDNLGTPALSIGFSVALGHLLGIHYTGCSMNPARSLAPAVVTGKFDDHWVFWIGPLVGAILGSLLYNYVLFPPAKSLAERLAVLKGLEPDADWEEREVRRRQSVELHSPQSLPRGSKA, encoded by the exons ATGTGGGAACTGCGCTCCGTAGCCTTCTCCAGGGCGGTGTTCGCCGAGTTCCTGGCCACGCTGCTCTTCGTCTTCTTCGGCCTCGGCTCAGCCCTCAACTGGCCGCAGGCCCTGCCGTCCGTGCTGCAGATCGCCATGGCCTTCGGCCTGGGCATCGGCACCCTGGTGCAGGCCCTGGGCCACGTGAGCGGGGCCCACATCAACCCGGCCGTGACGGTGGCCTGCCTGGTGGGCTGCCACGTGTCCTTTCTCCGGGCTGCCTTCTACGTGGCCGCGCAGCTGCTGGGGGCCGTGGCAGGGGCTGCTCTGCTCCACGAGATCACGCCACCGCACGTTCGAGGGGACCTGGCTGTCAACGCA CTCAGCAACAATACAACAGCTGGCCAGGCTGTCACCGTGGAGCTTTTCCTGACCCTGCAGTTGGTGCTCTGCATCTTCGCTTCCACGGATGAACGGCGTGGAGACAACCTGGGCACCCCTGCCCTCTCCATCGGTTTCTCTGTGGCCCTGGGCCACCTCCTTGGG ATCCACTACACCGGCTGCTCCATGAATCCGGCCCGCTCCCTGGCTCCTGCTGTTGTCACCGGCAAGTTTGACGACCACTGG gtctTCTGGATCGGACCCCTGGTGGGCGCCATCCTGGGCTCCCTCCTCTACAACTACGTGCTGTTCCCGCCCGCCAAGAGCCTGGCCGAGCGCCTGGCGGTGCTCAAGGGGCTGGAGCCCGACGCCGACTGGGAGGAGCGCGAGGTGCGCCGGCGACAGTCAGTGGAGCTGCACTCGCCGCAGAGCCTGCCCCGGGGCAGCAAGGCCtga